Proteins encoded in a region of the Azospirillum thiophilum genome:
- a CDS encoding NADH-quinone oxidoreductase subunit B family protein gives MLKHILRSLTGGPVTEAAPASSSAPFADALADLGTRVGERARARLGRSLSIRQVDAGSCNGCELEIHALNNPLYDLERFGIRFVASPRHADVLLVTGPVTKNMADALRRSWDATPDPKWVVACGACAIDGGVFAGSYACIGAVETVLPVDLHIPGCPPRPAELLAGLLALLETTAATAGS, from the coding sequence ATGCTGAAGCACATCCTGCGGTCCCTGACCGGTGGCCCGGTGACGGAGGCTGCGCCCGCCTCTTCTTCAGCCCCATTCGCCGATGCGCTGGCCGACCTGGGTACCCGTGTCGGCGAACGCGCCCGCGCCCGGTTGGGCCGCAGCCTGTCGATCCGGCAGGTCGATGCCGGATCCTGCAACGGCTGCGAGCTTGAAATCCATGCACTGAACAACCCGCTCTACGACCTGGAGCGGTTCGGCATCCGCTTCGTCGCCTCGCCCCGGCATGCCGACGTGCTGCTGGTCACCGGCCCGGTGACGAAGAACATGGCCGATGCGCTCCGCCGCAGCTGGGACGCAACACCCGACCCCAAATGGGTAGTTGCCTGCGGCGCCTGCGCCATCGACGGTGGCGTGTTCGCGGGATCCTATGCCTGCATCGGGGCGGTCGAGACGGTGCTGCCGGTCGATCTTCACATCCCCGGCTGTCCGCCCCGCCCGGCGGAGCTGTTGGCCGGACTTCTGGCATTGCTGGAGACCACCGCGGCCACAGCCGGATCCTGA
- a CDS encoding periplasmic heavy metal sensor: MTPSIRRRWPWFLLVGSLALNMLAGGFVVAHAFRPPPPPPGPEQMLERFVDDAARRLSPADAKILRKAIDDARPMFVRIQVGREEFVPRLRTELMADSFDPVRLKSLFDTLHANDAKLRSELEARLVETLSRLSPEGRLRLAESRLP; encoded by the coding sequence ATGACGCCGTCGATCCGGCGCCGCTGGCCTTGGTTCCTTCTGGTCGGGTCCCTTGCGCTTAACATGCTGGCTGGTGGCTTCGTCGTCGCCCACGCCTTCCGGCCTCCCCCGCCCCCACCCGGTCCGGAGCAAATGCTGGAGCGGTTCGTCGACGACGCAGCCCGGCGCCTGTCGCCGGCCGATGCGAAGATCCTGCGCAAGGCGATCGACGACGCCCGCCCGATGTTCGTCCGCATCCAGGTCGGCCGCGAGGAGTTCGTCCCGCGCCTCCGAACGGAACTGATGGCCGATTCGTTCGATCCCGTCCGGCTGAAGTCCCTGTTCGACACCCTCCATGCCAACGACGCGAAGCTGCGCTCCGAACTCGAGGCGCGGCTGGTCGAGACCCTATCCCGCTTGTCCCCGGAAGGCCGCTTGCGCCTTGCTGAGAGCCGCCTTCCCTGA
- a CDS encoding sigma-70 family RNA polymerase sigma factor: MTDEALMASAAVGDRKAFGTLTRRHLRRSIALAQRVVGNAADAEEVAQDAFLQIWANADRWRGDGTRFTTWLYRIVVNRAIDYKRRRSFAPLDAADEIADPAWSAETVIDGLRIGAAVDAAIAALPERQRAALSLCYHEEMTCAEASEILQVSVSAMESLLVRARRVVRARLQPLIRQKDGVRS, translated from the coding sequence GTGACCGACGAGGCGCTGATGGCAAGCGCCGCGGTTGGTGATCGGAAAGCGTTTGGAACGCTCACGCGCCGGCATTTGCGCCGCAGCATCGCCTTGGCCCAACGGGTGGTCGGGAACGCTGCCGATGCCGAAGAGGTGGCACAGGACGCCTTTCTGCAAATCTGGGCCAACGCCGACCGCTGGCGGGGAGACGGCACCCGTTTCACGACCTGGCTGTACCGGATCGTTGTAAACCGCGCCATCGACTATAAGCGGCGGCGCAGCTTCGCCCCTCTGGATGCGGCTGACGAAATCGCCGATCCGGCCTGGAGCGCCGAGACGGTGATCGATGGCCTGCGGATCGGTGCGGCGGTGGACGCCGCGATAGCCGCCCTGCCCGAACGGCAAAGGGCGGCGCTCAGCCTCTGCTACCATGAGGAGATGACGTGCGCTGAGGCATCGGAAATACTGCAGGTGTCGGTTTCGGCTATGGAAAGTCTGCTGGTCCGGGCACGCCGCGTGGTGCGCGCCCGGCTTCAACCCCTGATCCGTCAGAAGGACGGTGTACGGTCATGA
- a CDS encoding ISNCY family transposase — protein MGWITMSEQDLQRVEVLGEVLSGRRGIGSAASVLALSERQVWRLLARYKAGGGGALVHRGRGRPSNRRLGDEVREQALELVRSRYGDFGPTLAAEMLRDTHGLTVSRETLRQWMADAGLWLSRRQRRQFHPPRLRRERFGELIQIDGSEHRWFEDRGDPCTLLVFIDDATGRLMQLRFAVSESAFSYFEALEGYLNAHGRPLSFYSDKYSVFRVSQREAKGGQGMTQFGRALAELNIEILCANSSQAKGRVERVNRTLQDRLVKELRLAGITGIEAGNAFLPGFIERFNARFALPPARPDDLHRPLNIAPDRLRQVLCWREQRHVGQQLTLSYERKLIMLEETELTRGLVGQYVDTYAFADGRLEVRWKGVALPYRAFDKDQRVTQGDVVENKRLSAVLAQVKEMQESRPPPRVKTNSEKNGYRKTGRRKRDSGLPDAACAAD, from the coding sequence ATGGGCTGGATCACGATGAGCGAACAGGACTTGCAACGGGTCGAGGTTCTCGGCGAGGTGCTGAGCGGTCGCCGTGGGATCGGATCGGCGGCGTCGGTTCTGGCTTTGAGCGAGCGTCAGGTGTGGCGACTTCTGGCGCGCTACAAGGCTGGTGGCGGCGGCGCTTTGGTTCACCGGGGGCGCGGCCGTCCGTCGAACCGGCGGCTTGGCGATGAGGTGCGGGAGCAGGCGTTGGAGCTGGTTCGCAGCCGGTACGGCGATTTCGGCCCGACCCTTGCGGCGGAGATGCTGCGGGACACGCATGGGCTGACGGTGTCGCGCGAGACGTTGCGCCAGTGGATGGCGGACGCTGGCCTTTGGCTGTCGCGCCGGCAGCGCCGGCAGTTCCACCCTCCCCGGCTGCGCCGCGAGCGGTTCGGCGAGTTGATCCAGATCGACGGCAGCGAGCACCGCTGGTTCGAGGATCGCGGCGATCCCTGCACGCTTCTGGTGTTCATCGACGATGCGACGGGCCGGCTGATGCAGCTTCGCTTCGCCGTCTCGGAGAGCGCCTTTTCCTACTTCGAGGCGTTGGAGGGCTATCTGAATGCCCATGGCCGGCCGCTGTCCTTCTACTCGGACAAATACTCGGTGTTCCGGGTTTCGCAGCGCGAGGCGAAGGGCGGCCAGGGCATGACGCAGTTCGGCCGGGCCTTGGCGGAATTGAACATCGAGATCCTGTGCGCCAACTCCAGTCAGGCCAAAGGGCGGGTCGAACGGGTGAACCGGACGTTGCAGGACCGGCTAGTGAAGGAATTGCGGCTGGCCGGCATCACCGGCATCGAAGCGGGCAATGCTTTCCTGCCCGGCTTCATCGAGCGCTTCAACGCCCGCTTTGCCCTGCCCCCTGCCCGGCCGGACGATCTGCACCGGCCGTTGAACATCGCGCCGGATCGGTTGCGCCAGGTGCTGTGCTGGCGCGAACAGCGCCATGTCGGGCAGCAGTTGACGCTGTCCTACGAACGCAAGCTTATCATGCTGGAGGAGACGGAGCTGACGCGGGGACTGGTTGGCCAGTATGTCGACACCTACGCCTTCGCCGACGGCCGTCTGGAGGTGCGATGGAAAGGGGTGGCGCTGCCTTATCGGGCCTTCGACAAGGACCAGCGGGTCACCCAGGGCGACGTCGTGGAGAACAAGCGGCTGAGTGCGGTGCTGGCCCAGGTGAAAGAGATGCAGGAGAGCCGGCCGCCACCGCGGGTGAAGACCAACAGCGAGAAGAACGGCTACCGCAAAACAGGCCGGCGCAAGCGGGACAGCGGGCTTCCCGATGCCGCCTGCGCGGCTGATTGA
- a CDS encoding IS701 family transposase, translating to MSPVPDSIERWMAPFAALFTRPTWRHVLVLVAGALLTPGRRTVTAVLSIMGQRETGSFANFHRVLNRNRWSSLAVARHLFTLLIAAFVPQGPVVIGIDETIERRWGPKIKARGIYRDPVRSSHGHFVKASGLRWMVVMLLVPIPWAGRVWALPFLSALAPSERFAQDTRRRHKKLTDWARQLLLQVRRWAPGRPLIVVADSSYAAIELLSDLRAHLTVVTRLRLDARLFEPAPPRIPGTKGRPRVSGTRLPSLVQRLKDTGTSWCRVRVNGWYGGGERQLEISTGTAIWYHPGKQVPIRWVLVRDVQGAFEPQGFLCTDLQADPLDVLRWFVRRWAVEVTFAEVRRHLGVETQRQWSDQAIARTTPALLGLFSLVTLWANDISAGAAITPRAAPWYRKDEPTFSDAIAAVRLQLWREMTFPVSAHHAEIAKPPDPILNRLIQAVCFPA from the coding sequence ATGTCTCCCGTTCCAGACAGCATTGAGCGCTGGATGGCGCCCTTTGCGGCGCTGTTCACTAGGCCGACCTGGCGCCATGTCCTGGTGCTGGTTGCCGGAGCGCTTCTCACCCCTGGGCGACGCACCGTGACGGCCGTGTTGAGCATCATGGGACAGCGCGAGACCGGCAGCTTCGCCAACTTCCACCGCGTTCTCAATCGGAACCGCTGGTCGAGCCTCGCTGTCGCCCGGCATCTGTTCACGCTCCTGATCGCCGCCTTCGTGCCGCAAGGCCCGGTGGTCATCGGCATCGACGAGACGATCGAGCGGCGCTGGGGTCCCAAGATCAAGGCGCGCGGCATCTATCGAGACCCAGTGCGCTCCAGCCATGGTCACTTCGTCAAGGCCAGCGGCCTGCGCTGGATGGTGGTCATGCTGCTGGTGCCGATCCCCTGGGCCGGACGGGTCTGGGCCCTGCCGTTTCTCAGCGCTTTGGCACCTTCGGAGCGGTTTGCCCAGGATACCCGACGTCGGCATAAGAAGCTTACCGATTGGGCACGGCAGCTTCTGCTCCAGGTCAGGCGCTGGGCGCCTGGTCGCCCGCTGATCGTCGTCGCCGACAGCAGCTACGCAGCCATCGAGTTGCTCAGTGATCTACGAGCCCACCTCACCGTCGTCACGCGCTTGCGCCTGGATGCCCGCTTGTTCGAACCGGCCCCGCCACGCATTCCGGGAACGAAGGGACGCCCTCGGGTGTCGGGCACCCGGTTGCCCTCGCTTGTCCAACGCCTGAAGGATACAGGCACATCCTGGTGCCGCGTTCGGGTGAACGGCTGGTATGGCGGTGGGGAACGCCAACTGGAGATCAGCACCGGCACGGCCATATGGTATCATCCCGGCAAACAGGTCCCGATCCGATGGGTGCTGGTGCGCGATGTGCAGGGCGCCTTCGAGCCGCAGGGCTTTCTGTGCACCGATCTCCAGGCCGATCCGCTCGATGTGCTACGCTGGTTCGTTCGGCGCTGGGCCGTCGAAGTGACTTTCGCCGAAGTTCGTCGACATCTGGGGGTTGAGACCCAACGGCAATGGTCGGACCAAGCTATCGCGCGCACCACTCCGGCCCTGCTCGGGCTGTTCTCGCTGGTCACGCTCTGGGCCAACGACATCTCCGCGGGGGCAGCGATCACACCGAGGGCCGCGCCGTGGTACCGTAAAGACGAGCCAACCTTCAGTGATGCCATCGCCGCCGTACGCCTCCAACTCTGGCGTGAAATGACTTTTCCAGTATCAGCCCATCACGCGGAGATCGCGAAACCCCCGGACCCTATCCTCAACCGACTGATCCAAGCCGTCTGCTTCCCGGCGTAA
- a CDS encoding sensor histidine kinase — MTPTTGPEPWPQIIPHALDLDACAREPIHIPGSIQPHGHLLAVEPESLRLVHASAHAGKVLNRPLADAFGQPIDRLIDADTMPLLLRGLRTAPAEPIQIGILHLPGGSDHQAIAHRSDALAIWNWRISQAPAEDADHRIRSKSIQARLLAHMAASERFIDGLAEDQDDLLELVNADGAAILFDGNCRLIGRTPPQPVVEAIAVELAGQGIKDLFTSHRLPAEMRAADGADDTASGLLAISISQLHPSYLLWFRPELIRSIDWAGDPAKPADASGRLSPRSSFEIWKETVRGQSLPWRHGEVEAAGDFRNAIVSIVLRKAEEMAALNEELRRSNGELAAFSYSVSHDLRAPFRHVSSYAELLRSRAVDKLGERERHYLDSIIEAASSAGRLVDGLLHFSQLARAPLAQVDVDIGRLVKEVRHLLEPELRGHRVSWTLHRLPTVTGDPTMMRLVVQNMLSNAIKYSRERSVPEIEVGCRTTPNTYEIYVRDNGRGFDMAYAGKLFGVFQRLHREEEFEGIGIGLANVRRIVERHGGRVWAESELGQGATFHFSLPRPDAAEPR; from the coding sequence GTGACGCCTACAACCGGACCGGAACCGTGGCCCCAAATCATACCGCATGCTCTTGACCTCGATGCTTGCGCACGGGAACCCATACATATTCCCGGCAGCATCCAGCCTCATGGCCATCTTCTGGCAGTAGAGCCGGAAAGCCTCCGCCTCGTCCATGCCAGTGCACATGCAGGCAAGGTGCTGAACCGGCCGCTAGCCGACGCCTTCGGCCAGCCGATCGACCGGCTGATCGATGCCGACACCATGCCATTGCTGCTCCGCGGCCTGCGTACTGCCCCGGCTGAGCCGATACAGATCGGCATTCTGCACCTGCCCGGCGGCAGCGACCATCAAGCGATCGCCCATCGGTCCGACGCCCTGGCGATCTGGAATTGGAGGATCTCGCAAGCACCGGCGGAGGATGCCGACCACCGGATCCGGTCAAAGAGCATTCAGGCCAGGCTGCTCGCCCATATGGCGGCATCGGAACGCTTCATCGACGGGCTGGCCGAGGACCAGGACGATCTGCTGGAGTTGGTGAATGCCGACGGTGCAGCCATCCTGTTCGACGGCAATTGTCGCCTGATCGGCCGCACCCCGCCTCAGCCGGTGGTCGAGGCCATCGCTGTCGAACTGGCCGGCCAGGGCATCAAGGATCTGTTCACCAGCCACCGGCTTCCGGCCGAGATGCGGGCCGCGGACGGAGCCGACGACACGGCCAGCGGCTTGCTGGCAATCTCCATCTCGCAGCTCCACCCCAGCTATCTCCTGTGGTTCCGCCCGGAATTGATCCGGTCGATCGACTGGGCCGGCGACCCCGCCAAGCCGGCCGACGCCAGCGGCCGGCTATCGCCGCGCAGCTCCTTCGAGATCTGGAAGGAGACTGTGCGCGGCCAGTCCCTGCCCTGGCGCCATGGCGAGGTCGAGGCGGCCGGCGACTTCCGCAACGCCATCGTCAGCATCGTGCTGCGCAAGGCCGAGGAAATGGCCGCCCTCAACGAGGAACTGCGCCGCAGCAACGGCGAGCTGGCCGCCTTTTCCTATTCGGTGTCGCACGACCTGCGGGCCCCTTTCCGCCACGTCTCCAGCTATGCCGAGCTTCTGCGCTCCCGTGCCGTCGATAAGCTGGGCGAACGCGAGCGCCATTACCTGGACAGTATCATCGAAGCGGCAAGCTCGGCCGGAAGGCTAGTCGACGGCCTGCTGCATTTCTCGCAGTTGGCCCGTGCCCCGCTGGCACAGGTCGACGTCGACATCGGCCGGTTGGTCAAGGAGGTGCGCCACTTGCTGGAACCGGAACTGCGCGGCCACCGCGTGAGCTGGACCCTGCATCGCCTGCCGACGGTGACCGGCGACCCGACCATGATGCGTCTGGTCGTGCAGAATATGCTGTCCAACGCCATCAAATACTCGCGCGAGCGCAGCGTGCCGGAAATCGAGGTCGGCTGCCGCACCACCCCAAATACATACGAGATTTACGTGCGCGACAATGGCCGTGGCTTCGACATGGCCTATGCGGGCAAACTGTTCGGCGTCTTCCAGCGGTTGCACCGCGAGGAGGAGTTCGAAGGCATCGGCATCGGTCTCGCCAATGTCCGACGCATCGTCGAACGCCACGGCGGACGGGTATGGGCCGAGAGCGAGCTCGGCCAGGGCGCAACCTTCCATTTTTCACTGCCGCGGCCCGACGCCGCCGAACCGAGGTAG
- a CDS encoding response regulator: protein MAALKPILLVEDNPKDLELTLEAFAEAQLANDIVVARDGAEALSYLFHEDGQAVSKPTDPKFPAVIILDIKLPKVDGIEVLQRIKASDATRAIPVVMLTSSKEEQDLIRSYRLGVNAFVVKPVGFKEFFDAIRDIGSFWAILNEPPPGCHPRRPRGI from the coding sequence ATGGCCGCGCTGAAACCGATCCTGCTGGTCGAGGACAACCCGAAGGATCTGGAGTTGACGCTGGAGGCCTTCGCCGAGGCGCAACTCGCCAACGACATCGTCGTCGCCCGCGACGGGGCGGAAGCGCTTTCCTATCTGTTCCATGAGGATGGTCAGGCGGTATCGAAGCCGACCGATCCGAAATTTCCCGCGGTCATCATCCTCGACATCAAGCTGCCAAAGGTCGATGGGATAGAGGTGCTGCAGCGCATCAAGGCCAGTGACGCCACCCGCGCCATCCCCGTCGTCATGCTGACCTCTTCAAAGGAAGAACAGGATCTGATCCGCAGCTACCGGCTGGGAGTGAACGCTTTTGTGGTGAAGCCGGTCGGCTTCAAGGAGTTCTTCGATGCGATCCGCGACATCGGCAGCTTCTGGGCGATCCTGAACGAGCCGCCGCCCGGCTGCCACCCCCGCAGACCACGCGGAATCTGA
- a CDS encoding sensor histidine kinase, with amino-acid sequence MTNRIDPSDCSDSLEWLPVGLGLPIPCRVLLLEDNGMDADLVREHLLMIDGHDFDIQRVDTRQSFIDAVTEGGPYDLILSDFDLPDFDGMSALAIARDRLPRVPFIFVSGMLGEENAIEALKKGATDYVVKLRMERLQVVVRRALVEARDRNELADKRKALAESEARLRFALEAGGLGSWELTLATDRLHVSAICAANLGLPDPSEIATYDMLLDRVHPDDREYQRAMVRQAVSTGSALDMEYRTIWPDGSVHWVQVRGRGVYDRDGIPTGLAGVSLNITARKKTEERQFLLLEELNHRVKNTLAMVQSIAKQTLRATPSAEVFPDAFQSRLRALAQAHDLLTRRQWQGASLSEIAALTLEPHVDAGRVRVGGPPVKLATGVAVSLHLAFHELATNAAKYGALSDESGRIDLIWEIMRDATAGRCNGGHIGAGIPEPGQGALVLRWRESGGPPVVPPTRRGFGSRLIERGLAHELEGDVALAFDPAGVRCRLVIPLSSRVSPQ; translated from the coding sequence ATGACCAACCGGATCGATCCTTCCGACTGCTCCGACAGCTTGGAGTGGTTGCCCGTCGGGCTCGGCCTGCCAATCCCCTGTCGCGTCCTCCTGCTGGAGGACAACGGCATGGACGCCGATCTCGTGCGCGAGCATCTTCTGATGATCGACGGCCATGATTTCGACATCCAGCGCGTCGACACCAGACAGTCTTTCATCGACGCGGTCACCGAAGGCGGCCCCTATGACCTGATCCTGTCGGACTTCGACCTGCCGGATTTCGATGGAATGTCGGCACTGGCCATCGCGCGTGACCGGCTGCCACGGGTGCCCTTCATCTTCGTGTCCGGCATGCTGGGCGAAGAGAACGCCATCGAGGCGCTGAAGAAAGGCGCCACCGACTATGTCGTCAAGCTGCGGATGGAGCGCCTGCAAGTTGTAGTCCGCCGCGCCCTGGTGGAGGCACGCGACCGCAATGAACTTGCCGACAAGCGCAAGGCGCTGGCGGAGAGCGAGGCACGGCTGCGCTTCGCACTGGAAGCCGGGGGGCTGGGCTCGTGGGAGCTGACTTTGGCCACCGACCGGCTGCACGTCTCGGCGATCTGCGCTGCCAACCTGGGTCTGCCCGATCCTTCGGAAATCGCGACCTACGACATGCTGCTCGACCGTGTCCATCCCGACGACCGCGAGTATCAGCGGGCGATGGTGCGGCAAGCGGTGTCCACCGGCTCCGCTCTGGACATGGAATACCGCACGATCTGGCCGGACGGCAGCGTGCATTGGGTGCAGGTCCGCGGTCGTGGCGTGTATGACAGGGACGGCATCCCCACCGGGCTTGCCGGCGTCTCGCTCAATATAACCGCGCGCAAGAAGACAGAAGAGCGGCAGTTCCTGTTGCTCGAGGAATTGAACCATCGGGTGAAGAACACGCTTGCGATGGTGCAGTCGATCGCAAAGCAGACCCTGCGCGCCACCCCCTCGGCGGAGGTATTCCCGGACGCATTCCAGTCGCGGCTGCGGGCGCTGGCCCAGGCGCACGACCTGCTGACCCGCCGCCAATGGCAGGGCGCATCGCTGAGCGAGATCGCCGCCCTCACGCTGGAACCGCATGTCGATGCCGGCCGCGTGCGCGTCGGCGGGCCGCCGGTAAAGCTGGCGACCGGCGTCGCGGTGTCGCTGCACCTCGCCTTCCATGAGTTGGCGACCAACGCCGCGAAATACGGAGCCCTGTCGGACGAGAGTGGCCGCATTGATCTGATATGGGAAATCATGCGTGATGCAACGGCCGGCCGTTGCAATGGCGGTCACATCGGAGCGGGGATTCCCGAACCGGGCCAAGGGGCTCTGGTTCTGCGCTGGCGTGAAAGCGGCGGGCCGCCGGTGGTGCCGCCGACCCGCCGCGGCTTCGGCTCCCGCCTGATCGAGCGCGGCCTTGCCCATGAGTTGGAAGGCGATGTGGCTCTTGCCTTCGATCCTGCCGGCGTGCGATGCCGGCTTGTGATTCCCCTGTCGTCGCGAGTAAGCCCACAGTGA
- a CDS encoding response regulator: MTAANLTDLTVLIVEDEPLIAMSLEDVLVDHGVICVGPAGSVAAALEMIADGGFEIALLDVNLRGERVDAVADRLAAAGIPFIFTTGHGAEGLPDAHRARPVIGKPFRDLDITEALARHRPHRQ, from the coding sequence GTGACCGCCGCCAACTTGACCGACCTCACCGTCCTGATTGTTGAGGACGAGCCGCTGATCGCCATGAGTCTGGAAGACGTCCTGGTCGACCATGGGGTGATCTGCGTCGGCCCCGCTGGGTCGGTCGCCGCCGCACTGGAGATGATCGCAGACGGCGGTTTCGAGATCGCTCTACTGGACGTCAATCTGCGTGGCGAGCGGGTAGATGCGGTGGCGGACCGTCTGGCTGCCGCCGGCATTCCCTTCATCTTCACCACCGGCCACGGGGCGGAGGGGCTTCCCGACGCCCACCGCGCACGTCCGGTGATCGGCAAGCCATTCCGCGACCTCGACATCACCGAAGCACTGGCCCGCCACCGCCCGCACCGCCAATAG
- a CDS encoding copper chaperone PCu(A)C: protein MKRILGIATALTLLGAGGVLAHEYRAGPIEIGHPWARATAIAAPNGGAYLSLTNGGMAEDRLLAASTPVAERAELHTHLNENGVMKMREVPAIAVPPGETVKLAPGGLHVMLLGLKQPLVKGSNFPLILRFEKAGNVEVEVAVQAAGESKPEHGDHMGAAAAGAGHQSHDHQAKKQ from the coding sequence ATGAAGCGCATCCTCGGTATTGCCACCGCCCTGACCCTGCTTGGCGCCGGTGGCGTCCTTGCCCACGAATACCGTGCCGGCCCGATCGAGATCGGCCATCCCTGGGCCCGCGCCACGGCAATCGCGGCGCCCAACGGCGGCGCCTATCTGTCGCTGACCAACGGCGGCATGGCGGAGGATCGTCTTCTCGCCGCCTCCACCCCTGTTGCCGAGAGGGCGGAACTGCACACCCACCTGAACGAGAACGGCGTGATGAAGATGCGTGAGGTCCCCGCCATCGCCGTCCCGCCGGGGGAGACGGTGAAGCTCGCGCCGGGTGGGTTGCATGTCATGCTGCTCGGCCTGAAGCAGCCGCTGGTCAAGGGCAGCAACTTTCCCCTGATCCTGCGCTTTGAAAAGGCCGGCAACGTCGAGGTCGAGGTCGCCGTCCAGGCTGCTGGCGAGAGCAAGCCGGAGCATGGAGACCACATGGGGGCCGCCGCGGCCGGTGCTGGCCATCAGAGCCATGACCATCAGGCAAAGAAGCAGTAA
- a CDS encoding DUF2946 family protein — protein sequence MASGRRTVWRGRRLGLVAGMAALLLQVIAWGWMSPIPGAVRADQSTPLLICSAGGLTTIQVDPADYDVNKAGPGGQTANEVVGGPGDLPTPMPSGTGHCPLCPLIAGLALPPPPTSIGPAIVESGNSRPLPGGPIAVGWFLSTLQARAPPLPA from the coding sequence ATGGCGTCCGGACGGCGGACAGTGTGGCGGGGGCGGAGGCTCGGCCTTGTGGCCGGGATGGCTGCGCTTTTGCTGCAAGTCATCGCTTGGGGCTGGATGTCGCCGATCCCTGGCGCAGTCCGCGCCGACCAGTCGACTCCGCTGTTGATCTGCTCGGCCGGCGGGTTGACGACGATCCAGGTCGATCCTGCCGACTATGATGTGAATAAGGCCGGGCCGGGCGGTCAGACCGCCAATGAGGTCGTCGGCGGCCCAGGCGACTTGCCGACGCCGATGCCCTCCGGCACCGGCCATTGTCCGCTCTGTCCGCTGATCGCCGGGCTGGCGCTGCCGCCTCCGCCGACGTCCATTGGCCCTGCAATCGTCGAAAGCGGGAATTCCCGTCCATTGCCTGGCGGGCCGATCGCAGTTGGTTGGTTCCTGTCCACCCTCCAGGCCCGCGCACCGCCGTTGCCGGCCTGA
- a CDS encoding ABC transporter ATP-binding protein, whose product MSRFWNTASSNRSSVAASAGGGCPLRLEIRSKRFGAVEVLHCLTIAAAAGEVVALVGPSGCGKTTALGIVAGLDRDYDGSVEVGPRLDGSPVRLGYVFQEPRLLPWRTVRQNLALVLPRPQRKGPAVDAMLEALELSDCADRFPTQLSLGMARRVALARAFVVQPDLLLMDEPFVSLDEPTALKLRALLAGLLERRPATVLLVTHNLREALALADRLLLLAPSPGRVVADVPVAVPRAARDDATVEALRRNLLSRPESVFRLLA is encoded by the coding sequence TTGTCCAGATTCTGGAATACGGCATCCTCCAACCGGTCGAGCGTCGCTGCCAGCGCTGGCGGCGGTTGCCCGCTGAGGCTTGAAATCCGCTCCAAGCGCTTCGGTGCGGTCGAGGTCCTGCACTGCCTGACCATCGCCGCGGCGGCGGGGGAGGTCGTGGCGCTGGTCGGCCCCAGCGGCTGCGGCAAGACGACGGCGCTTGGGATCGTCGCCGGACTGGACCGTGACTATGACGGGTCGGTTGAGGTCGGGCCCCGGCTGGACGGCTCCCCGGTTCGGTTGGGCTATGTGTTCCAGGAGCCGCGGCTGCTGCCCTGGCGCACGGTGCGGCAGAATCTGGCGCTGGTCCTGCCTCGTCCGCAACGTAAGGGGCCTGCCGTCGATGCCATGTTGGAGGCGTTGGAGTTGTCAGATTGCGCCGACCGCTTCCCGACGCAACTGTCGCTGGGGATGGCGCGACGGGTGGCGCTCGCCCGTGCCTTCGTCGTGCAACCCGATTTACTGCTGATGGACGAACCCTTCGTCTCGCTGGACGAGCCGACGGCGCTGAAGCTGCGGGCCCTGCTTGCCGGACTGCTGGAGCGGCGCCCGGCCACCGTGCTGCTGGTTACTCACAATCTGCGCGAGGCCCTTGCGCTGGCCGATCGCCTTCTGCTGCTGGCGCCGTCGCCCGGGCGGGTGGTTGCGGACGTGCCGGTGGCGGTTCCCCGCGCCGCGCGCGATGATGCCACAGTCGAGGCGTTGCGCCGCAACCTGCTGTCCCGGCCGGAATCCGTCTTCCGCCTGCTGGCCTGA